The following proteins are encoded in a genomic region of Oryctolagus cuniculus chromosome 6, mOryCun1.1, whole genome shotgun sequence:
- the GRXCR2 gene encoding glutaredoxin domain-containing cysteine-rich protein 2, with protein MGDPEEKLNQKNDDKPRKVRFKISSSYSGRVLKQVFEDGQELESPKEEYPHSFLQESLEPMDGVYGSGEPPKPQVYSPKLTAQRISVFREGSAYTLAGSQPLFNNYKANDHKPPPIIDFGKIIIYTNNLKIIRTPMDKRDFMRKILQKEEEAEEESLMGKEESYGDRDQNHGPLPEMESTFHSQYAQEGELPEDNCFHCRGSGSATCSLCHGSKFSMLANRFKESYRALRCPACNENGLQPCQICNQ; from the exons ATGGGGGACCCTGAagagaagctgaatcagaagaacgACGACAAACCCCGGAAAGTGCGATTTAAAATCTCCTCCTCCTACAGTGGCCGAGTGTTGAAGCAGGTCTTTGAGGACGGGCAGGAGTTAGAGTCGCCGAAGGAAGAATATCCTCACAGTTTTCTCCAGGAGTCCCTTGAACCCATGGATGGTGTTTATGGGTCTGGGGAACCCCCCAAGCCCCAGGTGTACTCCCCTAAGCTCACTGCTCAGAGGATCAGTGTGTTTAGAGAGGGCAGTGCCTACACTTTGGCCGGCAGCCAGCCGCTGTTCAACAATTACAAGGCGAATGACCATAAG CCCCCACCTATTATCGATTTTGGAAAGATAATCATCTACACGAATAACTTGAAAATTATCCGAACCCCGATGGACAAGAGAGACTTCATGAGGAAGATTCTCCAGAAAGAGGAGGAAGCTGAAGAGGAGTCTCTGATGGGAAAAGAAGAAAGCTATGGAGACAGGGACCAGAACCATGGGCCTCTGCCCGAGATGGAAAGCACATTCCACAGCCAGTATGCACAG GAAGGGGAGCTGCCCGAGGACAACTGTTTTCACTGCCGAGGGTCGGGCAGTGCCACCTGCTCTCTGTGCCACGGCAGCAAGTTCTCGATGCTGGCCAACAGATTCAAGGAGTCCTATCGGGCCCTCAGGTGCCCTGCCTGCAACGAGAATGGCCTACAGCCTTGCCAGATTTGCAATCAATAG